TCTACCGGAAAGACACCCTGATACTGATCGCGAACAATTCGGGCAGCCTTATGCATGTTCCGTCCTCGAGAATAATAACCCAGACCTTGCCAAAGATGGAGAATATCATCTTCTTCTGCATTCGCAAATTCCACAACATTCTTAAATCGCTCGACAAAACGTACATAATAGGGTAAGCCCTGTTCGACACGAGTCTGTTGCAGAATAATTTCAGAAAGCCATATTTTGTAGGCATCTTTTGTTTCTCGCCACGGCAGATCTCGTTTATGCTGTCGATACCATGCTTGCAATTCCTCGCCAAATTTCATAGCGACAAAAATGCGCAATTTTTCGCTAAAACCAGCATTTCATCATTCGAGGATAGGCCTACGAATGTAGGTAATCTGCTCATCAGGTTCCAAAATCGTATTTTCCAACGTGATAAAGCCCTTGTATTTTTCTTTTAGCGCCTGATAGAGACGTCCGTCATAGGAAACAGCAAATCGCCCATCTGCTTTGAGATAAACTGGCAGATGCCGATTGCCCACGTCGAAGCAGAACTCGCCCACAACTGATAGATTCTGACAATCCAACAATACACAAAGACAAGGTAAAATGTTGACCTGGATAAATAAATCACCGCGATGATAAATACACTGTCCTGAACGCAGTGCGCTGCTATCATCGCGCTGTATGCGCACCAGATTACCCTTTCTTGTTTTTCGCTGGATAACGCGCTTATTTACTTCATAATAGGAAAGATCCAAAATATCTGAATCGCGGCCCAGCTTCAATTGGTCAAAATCAGGGATAACATCAATCCATATCTCCTCGTGCAGGCTCTCCTTATGCATAATTAGTTCCTTCCACCACGACAGCTTCCATCAACTCGGGCTTACTTTTTCGACGGGGTTTGCGCTGTTCAATGACGCTGATTTCCTCGGCCTTCGATTTCTCATCTTCCGCTATCGCTTCAACTGTTGTCTCTTCCTTCTTTTCAGAAAGCTTATATTGTGTAAAATCCCAACACAATTGCCCCAACATGTGTAAGAAGTCGTACAATAACTCTCCATCAGTACCCAAAGCACGCAGGATAACCACATCTTTTGAAGCCTGTGTAAAACCATAAGAAATATCGTTGTATTCGACAGTTAAGATTTCATCCAATTCATATTTTAATTCTTGCGCAAAAAGAGCCGAGAACACAAAAGTGGCCTGATGGGTGTATCCCTCAAAAAACAATATCTTCTGTATCGGCTGACTTTTGGGCCGCAAAACCTGATTGTCAATAAAAGACAGTTTACCATTTCTAAAAATCTTGGTTTGCGTATGCAGACTATCGAACTCAAATGCCTCTTTCATGTGGATTCTACCCACACTAATAATATCCCCCCACATCAAAACCGCATCTTCAGCCAAGTGAATATGATTGCTTGCCTTAAAAATAGAATCCTTAAACGGCGTTACCGGATGTGGAATGTAATGAAACAAGCCGCCGGCCCCCACATGCACGTCTGTATGTTGTCTTGCGCCCGTTTTCATGGGGTGAAGCTTATTGAAGGACTGTGTAAAAAGCTTCAATTGTGCATCTTTTTTCACACGAACATCAATATGCAAATAATCCGTATCCATAATACCAGGCGATGCACTCATGATGATCATTTCCAAATGGTTGGTCAATCCTGCCGCGCCATAATGCGTTAGTTTATAAGGTGCATTATGATAACTCTCCTTCAATCTGCTTCTGCCGTCCTCTTTGGCAACATTTAATACGATTTTGCTATCCATATACGATAAAATTTAGCCTACAGGCTCCAACAAAGCATACTTTTTGATCCATGATTTTACATCTTCCAAACCTTCTAAAGTCATTAAGTTTGTAAAAATAAATGGTCGTTCACCGCGCATGCGGACGGTGTCCTGACGCATCACTTCCAAGTCCGCATTTACATAAGGGGCAAGGTCTATTTTATTGATCAACAACAGATCCGAGCGCGTAATACCTGGCCCGCCTTTACGTGGCATTTTTTCGCCTTCAGCAACATCAAGAACGAATATGGTCAAATCGGCTAGATCCGGACTAAACGTGGCTGTCAGATTATCACCCCCACTTTCAACAAATATCAGTTCCACATCCTCAAAACGATGCGCTAATTCTTCTACAGCTTCAATATTCATCGAAGCATCTTCACGGATTGCCGTATGCGGGCAACCTCCTGTTTCAACACCAATAATACGTTCAGCGGGCAGTGCCGAATTCTGCTGTAGATACATCGCGTCCTCACGCGTATAAATATCATTCGTTACAACACAAATACTATAATCTGCCGACATCGAACGTGTCAACCGTTCAATAAGTGCCGTCTTGCCAGAGCCCACAGGACCAGCAACACCAATTTTCACGTAATTTCTCTTAGACATCTTTATTTCAATTTTTTTACGAAATGTAAATTCTCGTGTATAATTTTTCATGTTGCATGCATCGAATATCCTGAGCGATACAACAATTTCCGATCAGATCATCATCCAGTTCGGGCTGTAATCCGACCAATTTATTAATCAAGGGCTGTAGTTTAAACAAAATCTGCTGTGCATCCATTTGGCTAATTGGAACCAGTTTGGCACAATTCGTCATAATACCATTCAAAGAATTATAATAAAAAGCACTCAGTGCGTCTGCATAACTAATTTCCTGCGCATGGGCAAACATGGCAAATGCCATTGCATAGTGACCATGCTGTTCTTGCGCATTTATCGCCTTTAGATAAGCCGAACAACGCTTGACCGGTTTTAATTTTTCTGTCAATTTTAAAAACCGTATTCCCAATTTCTTACTGGCATCCCGAATCTCATAAGGAGCTTTGAAAGCGGTTATCAATGCATCCAGTTCAGCGATCTTTTTCCTGGTTGCCCTTGATTCACATAATTGCCAAGCTTTATGAAAAAAAGCGGCATCGTTGTAATAGAAACTATGCTCCAATAAAGTTTGGGCATATTCTTTTGCAGTTTTAGCATCATGTACAATATCTTTATTGATATAAGTTTCCAAGCCATAGGAATGTGTGAAGCCTCCAATCGGAAATACAGAGTCGTTAATCTGCATTAATGTCAACAATGGATTCATATGTAATCGTTATTAATTAAGTATTAGAGCCCATTGGCCAAGGTAATTTTGTGCTGGACTACGGCATACTGATGTATGCGTAACGTATGGGTTCTTTCAATCACCCGTAGTTCTTTCGTCGGTGTAAAACCCGCCCTTTCTAAGGTTTCCCAAAGGGGATTTTCATAGGCTGCAATAATTTCATGTGCAGCGTTGATGAAAACAGGGATATGTTTGTTGCCAATTTCGAGACATATCCGAGCCATATCCAAGCGGTTTTTAGGACGTACGACAAGGCAAGGACAGGGTAATATTCGAACAACAATGCGCAGTTCCTTTGTTTCGAACAAAATATCACCGTCAAACAAGGATTCCGTTCCTAAATTTTTAAAGCCTATTTCTCGGCCTTCAACAGTGAACCCTCGGATAATACGTCTTTCCGTATCAAACCATTCGAGTTCCAAAAAATCAAGTTCAACACTGTTCTGATCTGTGCTATCGGCCCAAATATTCCCCTTAATGTCTCTTGCTAACAACATAAATAACCAATTAGAATAAGAAGTACCGTTGGGCCATTGGAAGTTCCTTCAATGGTTCACAGGTCGCCAACACACCATCGACTGTTACTTCATAGGTTTCTGGATTAACGACGATATTTGGTGTTGCATGATTATGGACCATATCTTTTTTCATCACCGTACGACATCCCTCCACAGGCAGACATTTACGCGACAAATTCAATTTTTGAATATTTCCGTTCTCCAAAGAAATTTTCGAAACGAAATTGAAGCATAGTTTTGAAACCGCTTTACCATAATTCCCAAACATTGGCCTATAAATGATTGGTTGTGGTGTCGGAATTGACGCATTGGCATCCCCCATTTTAGCGCCCAAAATCATACCGCCTTTGATGATCAACTCGGGTTTTACACCAAATAATTCTGGTTTCCAAAGGATCAAATCGGCATACTTTCCTTTTTCAATCGAACCAATATATTGGTCAATACCATGTGCTTTAGCAGGGTTGATTGTAAATTTAGACACGTAACGTTTGACACGGAAGTTATCATTTTCTTTGCCTTGATCTTCAGCTAAAGGGCCGCGTTGGATTTTCATCTTATGGGCCGTTTGGAATGTACGGGAAATGACCTCTCCGACACGCCCCATCGCTTGGCTATCCGAACTCATAATTGAAAATACGCCCATGTCTTGCAAAATATCCTCGGCAGCGATTGTCTGTGGACGGATACGTGAATCAGCAAATGCCACATCTTCTTTCACATTTTTATCCAAGTGATGGCAGACCATCAGCATGTCCAAGTGTTCTTCAGCAGTATTTACCGTAAAAGGTTTTGTTGGATTGGTAGATGCAGGGAGGATATTGGGATACATGGCGATCTTAATAATATCCGGAGCGTGTCCACCTCCGGCTCCTTCCGTGTGAAAAGTATGGATTACACGACCATCTATCGCAGCAACAGTATCTTCCAAGAAACCGGCCTCATTCAGTGTGTCGGTATGGATCGCAACTTGTACATCGTATTTATCAGCAACTTTCAATGCCGCATCAATTGTTGCCGGAGTCGCTCCCCAATCTTCATGGATTTTCACGCCCAGTGCACCCGCTTCAATTTGTTCTTCGATAGGTTTAGTGGTCGACACGTTACCTTTTCCGAAAAAACCAACATTAATAGGAAGGTTTTCAAAAGCTTCAAACATACGCTCGATATACCACTTTCCTGAGGTCACTGTCGTTGCCAGTGTTCCATCTGCTGGTCCCGCACCGCCACCAATAAAAGTAGTTACACCAGAATATAGCGCTGTTTCAACCTGTTGCGGCGAGATAAAGTGAATGTGCGTATCAATACCGCCTGCAGTTAGGATATAGCCCGCTCCCCCATGCACTTCCGTAGAAGCACCGATGATCATGCCCTCGGTTACACCATCCTGTACATCTGGGTTTCCAGCTTTACCAATACCTACAATTTTACCATCCTTAATACCGATATCGCCTTTTACAATACCCCAGTGGTCAATGATAATGACATTAGTGATGCAAAAATCCAACACCCCCTCATCACGCAAGGCACGAGCCGATTGCCCCATACCATCGCGAATAGTTTTACCGCCACCAAATTTGTTCTCTTCTCCGTAAACATTGAAATCTTTTTCAATTTCAATAAAAAGCTCTGTATCTGCCAGACGAACCTTATCTCCAGTGGTCGGTCCAAAAAGAGCCGCATATTTGTCTCTCGGGATATAAAGTTCCCCATCAACATATTTTACAGATGATTTATCTAAACCTAGTTTATCTAAACCAAGCGCATGTAGACCAACAGTAGTTCCCAACGTGGTGAGTCCTACAACTTTAATCCATTCGCGTCTATTCCATCCTCCCATAGTTACTTCGATTGTCTGAATTTTAATTTTTTCATTTTATCAATGGCTTTGCTTTTCACCGATTGATCTGTATACTTACCATTTGTCAATCCATTAAAACCGTGGATTTCCTTACTTCCGCCAAACTCAACCAGAACAACTGATTTTTGTTCCCCTGGTTCAAAACGAACAGCGGTACTGGCTGGAATATTCAAGCGCATCCCAAACGCTTTCTCTCTGTCGAAGGAAAGCAACTTGTTGGCTTCAAAGAAATGATAGTGTGAACCCACCTGAATAGGTCGGTCACCTTCATTTTTCACAACGATGCTTGTGGTTCTGTGCCCAACATTAGCTTTGATTTCCTCTTTTTTTAAAATGTATTCTCCTGGAATCATATCATTCAATATTTATTAACGAATAGGATCATGGACAGTCACCAATTTAGTACCGTCCGGAAAAGTAACTTCGATCTGAACATCATGGATCATTTCGGGCACTCCTTCCATGACTTGGCTCCTTTTCAATAAAGTAGTACCATAAGACATTAAGTCCGCCACAGACCTTCCGTCCCTAGCCTCCTCCATGATCTGGGCACTGATGTAAGCGATACACTCTGGATAATTTAATTTTACCCCGCGTTTCAATCGCTTAGCCGCCAATTCGCCGGCCAAATGCAACAGCAGCTTTTCTGTTTCTCTCGGTGTTAAACGCATAAAAAAATAGTTATTTGTTAATTTGTTAAAGGAATTATTATAAAACTGGAATGGTAAAATATGCCCCAAAGGCTAAGCGGTTGTACTGACTCTTGGCCATATCCATATAGCCCTTATAGTTTACGGTGTTACCGACGTAACCTAGATAGAACCGAAGATCCTGGTTATGAAACGGCTTATGTTGCAAAGCTGCAAAATAGGTCCAGTTTTGGCGAAAATTCTTGCCGAGTTGCTTATCATCCCGCGATCCCGCAATCTCATAGCCCCCTTTCAACGCCAGCTCCCATTTTTTACTCAAAAATTGATCATAGCGCAGTATGGCAGAGCTGTAGTTTACATCTTTGGCCAATACACGGTTCTCGCCAGTTCGACCATAAAATTCGTTGATCGCAGAAGATGCAATCATTGCATGATCGACAGCAAGATAAGAGTACTGTAAATCAAGATATAGCATCTGCTTTGCTGTTTTGAATTTATTCGCTAATGAAATGGCATGATTGGTATGTCCCTTTGCGAACTGAGCGATGTTGTAAGACCATTTCGTATTAAAACGTTTGTCCATAAATGCACCCACCCATGTGAAATAGGCTCCCATAGGCACAGTAGAGCGTTCCAAATCACCTACAGCAAAACCATTTTTTGTATGAAGCTCCATAAAACTATCATTGGTTGTGTTGTAAACTTGGGCATGCAACGAATGATTCGGGTTGACTTCATAGGATAACATTCCTCCGACGACGAAGAGATTCAATATACGGTCTACATAGTCTGTGAACTTATATTCGTAAATTGGGTTATTTTCGAACTCATAACTCCCGACCATTGCACTTTGTTTACCGGCCGTAACAGACCATTTGAGATCCTTGCCAAACTTGTACTTAATATAAGCCATATCCAAGGCACGCGATCCATTATCCTGACTCGTTGGAGCAAATGACCTATTGAGGCGAAAACGTACTTTATAGGATAATCGATCATTGTATTCCCCGCTCATCAGAATACGGGCGTCATCAAGGTTTGCTTTTGCTTGAGAAGCACCCTCGCCATTGTCCGTTTGCAGACCTGCTCTTAACAGGACATCCAATTGAAATGATTTTGCTCTCGCGGGTTCTTTCAGTAGCAAGCTGCTTCTCTGTGCCTGAACAGAGTCCGTTTGGACCTGCTCCTGCGCATGCAATGATGCTACGCCAATCCCAAGTGTTGTAAAAAGTAAACGTGTTTTTTTCATCCTTATAGTGTATTCCTCTAGGGTAAAGAAGCCATCCCGCGGTTTCAAAACAGAATTCGATTCAAAACAACAAGATAGATCCATGCTTTATACTTATCTCCGGTACAAGTATATCACAGCCACCTAAAAATGGAATAAGGATGAGATTAAAATGAAATTAGAAAGGAGTTTTTGGAATTGTAACAACGACCAAAGTGCCTTGACCTTCCGTTGAATGGAGGAGCAATTCAGCACCATGGAGGTCAAAGATATTTTTGGCTAAAACAAGCCCCAAACCATTGCCATAGATATCACCGACATTAGAAGCGCGGTAAAAAGAGGTAAAAATATGTGGCTGGTCTTTTTTAGGAATACCGATCCCTTGATCAAACACTTTTATCGTAATATTTTTGCTATCGCTACTTATTGCTACGCCAACCTGCAGTCCATTGCCGTACTTAAATGCGTTTGAAATAATATTGCTAAAGGCAATAAAAAACAGATCCGGATTCGCCAAAACCGTAAGTTCATCACTATCTTCCGGGATTTCCGTTAGATCAAAAGAAAGCTTGAGGTCCTTATGAATACTTTTTTCAGCTTTATAAATTTCATAGAGTAACTCGTCAATTCGAATAATTTCTTTATTGTCCACCTCCCCCTTGAAACCCATGCGAGATAGCTGCAAAAGATTATTGATAATCAACTCCATTTTATCCGCATATTTTGCGATAGTCTCCAGGGAATAATAGGCTTCATGCTCTTTCGACAAGAGCTGTTGCGCCAATTCGGCTTCTCCCCCAATAATTGTAAGTGGGGTTTTTAGCGAATGTGAGGCATTTCCGATAAAACTCTGTTGCGATTGAACCGAAATATCCAATCGGTTAAGCATTGAATTTAGGTTTGCAATCAAAACACCCAATTCATCTTTGCTATTACTGAATTTACTGAACAGGCGATGGTCTAAATGGGCGATATCAACTTTATCTAAATCATTGTTGATATCTTTAATAGGTTTCAATAATCGGTCAGCAAAGTAAAAAGACATGAGTACGATTAAAAAAATCGCCAAAATCCCACCTGTGATCAGTGTCCGATCCAATTGACGCTGTTCCTCATGACCGTAATCATCGATCCCTTCCGATACAACAATCAAATTCTCGTGGTGAAGATGATCTTGAAAGAATACCGCTACAAAAGCAGTCTTACCATGCATGTATCTTCCCTTTCCATGGCGAATTACGTCGGTATAGAATGTTTCGGGCATGGGCAACTCAGGCCGCATTTGAACACGATCACTTCCTTTAACAACACGAATAAGATGGTCTGTTCCCTCAGATAACTGTTTCAGGTATTTACGTTTTACCTGAATATAGAGCGCTCTATTTTCATCCTTCTGATGGACGATGTGATCTCCAACAATCACGGCATTCTCTTCTAGCCGATGAAAAAATTTAGTTTGCAGACTGTCGTACGTGAAATAAGACACATAAATGGCAAAAACAACAAGCAGCAGGGTACTGATGATCGAAAATAGAAGAACTATTTTGGTCCTAATTTTCATGACGGATTACATAGCCCATACCAATCACTGTATGGATAAGTTTACGCGAAAATTGTTTATCGATCTTTTTCCGCAGGTAATTCACATATACGTCAACAACATTGGTACTTAAGTCAACATCCATACCCCATACTTCCTCCAGGATATCGATCCGGCTCAATACCTTATTTCGATTGAGCATTAAAAATTCAAGTAGACGAAATTCAGTAGCGGTAAGAATAATAGGAGAATTGGCACGTTGAACCGATTTGCTGTCTCTATCCAATTGAACATCGTCAAATACCAATATATTTTTCTGCTCGGTCACTGTTTTGGATTTGCGGCTGTAGCGGCTGATTCGAGCCTTTAATTCCTCTAAACGGAAGGGCTTCGTCAAGTAATCATCCGCATCCCTGTCAAATGCCTCGACGATGTCCTCTGTTTGATTTAATGCCGTCAAGATAATAATAGGGACTTCGTTGTTTGACATCCGAATGTTTTTACAGACATCCAAACCATTCATACCAGGCAACATTACATCCAACAGGATGAGGTCATAATGATTCAATCCCGCCATTTTTAGACCAGTATAACCGTCCATAGCAATACTAATATGATAGCCTTCTTCTTTTAAGCCTCTTTCGATCAATGATATGACGGATGGTTCATCCTCTATTAGTAATAGTTCCACAGGTATCTTTTTTAAACAGTAAAAAATTCGAGGTTTGTAAAATACAAAATTAACATGTCACCTTTTTTCAAAAAGCTACATTCTTAAATTATTTTCGCTTTTTCTTGACGATTATATGATAATAACACATAAAATAAGTATAAAAACACATCCACCCTCAAGATCCCTTAACCACCGCCATGACATCAATTTACTTCAAGTGGTATAGCGATATACCGCAACTCAAAACCTCTACTTAAAAGAATCAGACTATTCTTAACACTTGAAACTTAGTACAGACCAAAAATCGGTTTTAAACAACCAAATACAATAATATCTATTTTTGAAAGAATTTCCACAAACAACGAAAGATTATTTCAAAAATCAATCGAATTTCAATATTTTTGCAGCTTAAAATCACACAATGAAACAATTTATCCTTTGTTTACAGTTGGCGTTTTTACTCCTTATCGGACAAGGACACGCTCAGCAAAAGCTATATAAAATTTCATATCAATTTGCTGATCCTGAAACGGGAACCGATACCGCATCTTCAGAATTCATCAAAATATTGGCTGGAAATAATGAAGCATTAATGCAGGCCTTCATCACCAAAGACCAGATGCGCATTGAAAGTTTATTATTTGGAAAATCGATACAGATCAGCAATATCCACGAAGGCAGCTCTTTTCTACTAGATGAAATAAATAAAACCTATACTGCAACAGAGCTGGCCACGGGCAAACTCATTGAGACTTTCGCAAACGAAGGCGATAATTATGCCTATTCAGGGGATTTTGAGATCAGCTTAATTCCTAATCAAAAGAAAATAATTGCAGGAATCACCTGCGAAAAAGCAACATTCAATCTAACAGGTAGTCAAGATCCACAAACGGAAATTACCGTTTGGTATGCACCCAAATTACCAAAGTTATACTGGGGCACTTACGATTATCTCGAAAAAGTACCTGGGGCAGCGCTCTATATCGGATCGGCGGGTTTAGGAATTCAGGCCACTAAAGTCGAAGAGATACCATTCGACCAATCGCTCTTTGAAGTCCCAGCAGATTACGAAGAAGGTGAAGTTACAGACGAAGCTGTAGATTCCACGTTAAACGACCATCTATCTTGGTATCAAGATTCCAGCACATCATATTTTGGTGTACAGGACAGCTTAGGAAACAAATTAACACCAGCAAAATATACGGCAATATATAGCTATGTAGGAGACTATGCCATCGTAAACGATGCAGCGCAAATGTTTGGCTTGATAGATCTCCATGGCAAAGAAGTTATTCCATGTCAATACGAATCGCTCAGTTTAGAAACCGAAGGCGGTCCTGTGGTTTATATGAGCGATCTTAAGTATGGACTTCTGGATACAAACGGTAAAATATTGCTGAAGGAGAAGTATGAATTTATTTCAGTACCTAGCCCAGCATACGCACTTTTTACGGAAGGAGAATACACGGGTATTATTGATCAAAAAGGCACCGTTTTACTTCCTGCCAAATATGAGACTATTTCAGATTATCGCGATAATCTCGCGTTAGTTATAGTAAACCAATCCTACCAGCTTATTAATAAAACGGGGCACAATCAACTTAAGACGGACTATGAATTTCTGTCTTTTGCAGGAGAGAAACTTCTTCTGGCCTTTAAAGACGACAAGTACGGATACATTGATTACACAGGAAAAGTCGTGGTCCCAATTAAATTTCAGAATGCCCAAGCTTTTGAAAACGGGCTAGCGCTTGTAACGGAGGATCTAGAGAATTTTTACTATATTGACGCAAAAGGGAAGTTTATCAAGAAATATGAAGAGTAATCCACAGACATTCCACTTGTCGACATTGCATCGTGGAAAATACATGTTAATCTTGCTGGTTTCAATCTTTTTGATCGGAATGGTCATGTCTAAAGTTCCCATACAAGAAATTCTCAAGATTATTGTTGCTCTTTTAATGATCCCTTTAGCACTGTATTTGGCCATAAAGTGTTCGACTTTATCATCGACTTGGGTCTTGGACGAAAATACACTGCAGATAAGCAATGCTAAAAAAACAATCGTTTTCCCTCTGAATAATATTTCTCATATCAGGAATCTTAAACGTTCTGGCGGAAACCTGATCATTATCAACCAAAACAAAGGACCGGCTTTTCGTACTTGGCGCAACAAATTGTTTCAAAAAGAAGATGATCTTCCTCTGCTAACCGAAGCCTTAAAGACCGCAGACATCGAATATTACGACCTATAAATTCTTTCTTCCTTCGGTAACATTTGTTACAGGCTTTTGCAAAGGCAGTATGTACCTTTGTAACATCACTTAAGAACATTGTTATGCTATTGGAATACATTAAACAACCGTGGCCCTGGTATATTTCAGGACCTTTAATTGCGCTGGTCATGTACCTGTTGCTCAAACAGGGGAAGGATTTTGGCATGTCCAATAATCTACGCACCATGTGTACTGTATTAGGTGCCGGAAAAACTTCCTCTTTTTTCAGATTCGATTGGAAGACCCAATCATGGAATTTATTGGTGGTACTCGGGACAGCCATTGGCGGTTTTATTGCACATCATTTTCTGAGCGATGGCGCTGCAAGCCAGATTAATCCCAAAAGTATTGCCGACCTAAAAGAGCTGGGTATTATCGACCAGCTACAAGGCTACCTTCCTGAATCCATTTTCGTTTTCGACGGATCTTTGTTTCAGTTTCTAATTTTAAGTATTGGCGGTGTATTGATTGGATTTGGAACACGCTATGCTGGTGGATGTTCATCAGGCCATGCTATTTCTGGGCTTAGCAATTTTCAGCTTCCTTCTTTGATTGCCGTTATAGGTTTCTTCCTAGGCGGGATCATCATGGTTCATTTTTTATTCCCACTAATTTTCGCATAAATGAAAGCACTAAAATTTATTTTCATCGGTATATTGTTTGGAATCATCTTATACAAATCGGAGGCCGCGTCATGGTATAGAATCTACGAAATGTTTCAATTTCGTTCCTTTCATATGTATGGCATCATCGGTACAGCACTGACCACAGCAATTATAATCGTACAGATCATCAAGAGAAAGCGAATCAAAGATAGTAACGGGATGCAAATAGCATTCTATGACAAAGACAAAAGTATTACACGATACCTGGTCGGAGGAACAATCTTTGGTTTAGGATGGGCATTGACAGGTGCGTGTCCGGGCCCCATGTTTGCCCTAATCGGTGCCGGTTATTGGACTATTGGAATCGTCCTTCTTTTTGCTTTGTTAGGTACTTGGCTTTATGGGCTGTTGCGCAATAAGTTGCCGCATTAAGTTGAACAGACTTTGTTATGAAACTAACTCATATATCCGAAATCTGAGGCCTGTACCTGGAGTTTAAATTTTAGAAAGAGAACATGGAATTAATATTTATAGCTGGTTTTATATTAGCTGTTCTGGTCGGGCTATCAATGGGCTTGATGGGTAGCGGCGGAAGTATTCTAACATTGCCAATATTTGTTTATATTTTTCATATAGAACCTCAATATGCATTGGA
The DNA window shown above is from Sphingobacterium thalpophilum and carries:
- a CDS encoding urease accessory protein UreD, with the translated sequence MDSKIVLNVAKEDGRSRLKESYHNAPYKLTHYGAAGLTNHLEMIIMSASPGIMDTDYLHIDVRVKKDAQLKLFTQSFNKLHPMKTGARQHTDVHVGAGGLFHYIPHPVTPFKDSIFKASNHIHLAEDAVLMWGDIISVGRIHMKEAFEFDSLHTQTKIFRNGKLSFIDNQVLRPKSQPIQKILFFEGYTHQATFVFSALFAQELKYELDEILTVEYNDISYGFTQASKDVVILRALGTDGELLYDFLHMLGQLCWDFTQYKLSEKKEETTVEAIAEDEKSKAEEISVIEQRKPRRKSKPELMEAVVVEGTNYA
- the ureG gene encoding urease accessory protein UreG; translation: MSKRNYVKIGVAGPVGSGKTALIERLTRSMSADYSICVVTNDIYTREDAMYLQQNSALPAERIIGVETGGCPHTAIREDASMNIEAVEELAHRFEDVELIFVESGGDNLTATFSPDLADLTIFVLDVAEGEKMPRKGGPGITRSDLLLINKIDLAPYVNADLEVMRQDTVRMRGERPFIFTNLMTLEGLEDVKSWIKKYALLEPVG
- a CDS encoding urease accessory protein UreF, with protein sequence MNPLLTLMQINDSVFPIGGFTHSYGLETYINKDIVHDAKTAKEYAQTLLEHSFYYNDAAFFHKAWQLCESRATRKKIAELDALITAFKAPYEIRDASKKLGIRFLKLTEKLKPVKRCSAYLKAINAQEQHGHYAMAFAMFAHAQEISYADALSAFYYNSLNGIMTNCAKLVPISQMDAQQILFKLQPLINKLVGLQPELDDDLIGNCCIAQDIRCMQHEKLYTRIYIS
- a CDS encoding urease accessory protein UreE, giving the protein MLLARDIKGNIWADSTDQNSVELDFLELEWFDTERRIIRGFTVEGREIGFKNLGTESLFDGDILFETKELRIVVRILPCPCLVVRPKNRLDMARICLEIGNKHIPVFINAAHEIIAAYENPLWETLERAGFTPTKELRVIERTHTLRIHQYAVVQHKITLANGL
- the ureC gene encoding urease subunit alpha; the protein is MGGWNRREWIKVVGLTTLGTTVGLHALGLDKLGLDKSSVKYVDGELYIPRDKYAALFGPTTGDKVRLADTELFIEIEKDFNVYGEENKFGGGKTIRDGMGQSARALRDEGVLDFCITNVIIIDHWGIVKGDIGIKDGKIVGIGKAGNPDVQDGVTEGMIIGASTEVHGGAGYILTAGGIDTHIHFISPQQVETALYSGVTTFIGGGAGPADGTLATTVTSGKWYIERMFEAFENLPINVGFFGKGNVSTTKPIEEQIEAGALGVKIHEDWGATPATIDAALKVADKYDVQVAIHTDTLNEAGFLEDTVAAIDGRVIHTFHTEGAGGGHAPDIIKIAMYPNILPASTNPTKPFTVNTAEEHLDMLMVCHHLDKNVKEDVAFADSRIRPQTIAAEDILQDMGVFSIMSSDSQAMGRVGEVISRTFQTAHKMKIQRGPLAEDQGKENDNFRVKRYVSKFTINPAKAHGIDQYIGSIEKGKYADLILWKPELFGVKPELIIKGGMILGAKMGDANASIPTPQPIIYRPMFGNYGKAVSKLCFNFVSKISLENGNIQKLNLSRKCLPVEGCRTVMKKDMVHNHATPNIVVNPETYEVTVDGVLATCEPLKELPMAQRYFLF
- the ureA gene encoding urease subunit gamma; its protein translation is MRLTPRETEKLLLHLAGELAAKRLKRGVKLNYPECIAYISAQIMEEARDGRSVADLMSYGTTLLKRSQVMEGVPEMIHDVQIEVTFPDGTKLVTVHDPIR
- a CDS encoding porin, coding for MKKTRLLFTTLGIGVASLHAQEQVQTDSVQAQRSSLLLKEPARAKSFQLDVLLRAGLQTDNGEGASQAKANLDDARILMSGEYNDRLSYKVRFRLNRSFAPTSQDNGSRALDMAYIKYKFGKDLKWSVTAGKQSAMVGSYEFENNPIYEYKFTDYVDRILNLFVVGGMLSYEVNPNHSLHAQVYNTTNDSFMELHTKNGFAVGDLERSTVPMGAYFTWVGAFMDKRFNTKWSYNIAQFAKGHTNHAISLANKFKTAKQMLYLDLQYSYLAVDHAMIASSAINEFYGRTGENRVLAKDVNYSSAILRYDQFLSKKWELALKGGYEIAGSRDDKQLGKNFRQNWTYFAALQHKPFHNQDLRFYLGYVGNTVNYKGYMDMAKSQYNRLAFGAYFTIPVL
- a CDS encoding HAMP domain-containing sensor histidine kinase, which gives rise to MKIRTKIVLLFSIISTLLLVVFAIYVSYFTYDSLQTKFFHRLEENAVIVGDHIVHQKDENRALYIQVKRKYLKQLSEGTDHLIRVVKGSDRVQMRPELPMPETFYTDVIRHGKGRYMHGKTAFVAVFFQDHLHHENLIVVSEGIDDYGHEEQRQLDRTLITGGILAIFLIVLMSFYFADRLLKPIKDINNDLDKVDIAHLDHRLFSKFSNSKDELGVLIANLNSMLNRLDISVQSQQSFIGNASHSLKTPLTIIGGEAELAQQLLSKEHEAYYSLETIAKYADKMELIINNLLQLSRMGFKGEVDNKEIIRIDELLYEIYKAEKSIHKDLKLSFDLTEIPEDSDELTVLANPDLFFIAFSNIISNAFKYGNGLQVGVAISSDSKNITIKVFDQGIGIPKKDQPHIFTSFYRASNVGDIYGNGLGLVLAKNIFDLHGAELLLHSTEGQGTLVVVTIPKTPF